The following coding sequences are from one Triticum aestivum cultivar Chinese Spring chromosome 5A, IWGSC CS RefSeq v2.1, whole genome shotgun sequence window:
- the LOC123104559 gene encoding wax ester synthase/diacylglycerol acyltransferase 11 → MGDSGTNGSHSVAALPTSPLLPIRTPRKAPADDPTADGEPVTPTARLMEPIYIVVTLGLGCPVNLPVFSAGIAAQLARYPRFCSIQVTDEANGGNPRWVRTVVNVDDHTIIPTLDPVAVAADPDRAVEDYLASLPALPMDRSRPLWEFHFLDFPTSEATSTAVIRVHHSLGDGTTLIALLLASARSAADPTRLPAMPEQPARTGAIYAPRPRSKGGVLAFLAWAWSYLVLAWNTMVDVTLFAATIAFLRDPHTPFKYVDHGAASSSRRRFVHRSLPLEDVKFIKSAMNCTVNDVLVGATSAALSRYFFRKSGANNTSKICLRSILLVDTRPTTSLQTYVDMIDSGKSNDVDWGNQLGYMLLPFHLAMHDDPLAYVRKAKKTVDRKKSSLEVIFTCKMGESFLKMFGLKAGAFIFGRMFANTTLAFSNLVGPSEQIEFYGHPVVFIAPSVYGAPQALLVQCQSYNSTIMVSLSVDEEIIPDYIQLMDDFVESFGHIKDGASRLSTSVKQE, encoded by the exons ATGGGCGATAGCGGTACCAATGGCAGCCACTCTGTGGCCGCTCTGCCGACAAGCCCGCTGCTCCCGATACGCACGCCAAGAAAGGCACCGGCGGACGATCCCACGGCGGATGGGGAGCCCGTCACCCCTACTGCGAGGCTCATGGAACCCATATACATCGTCGTCACCCTCGGCCTTGGCTGCCCCGTAAACCTCCCCGTCTTCAGCGCCGGTATCGCCGCCCAGCTCGCCCGATACCCGCGCTTCTGCAGCATTCAG gtgacagacgaggccaatGGTGGCAACCCGCGGTGGGTGCGCACGGTGGTGAACGTGGACGACCACACCATCATCCCGACGCTGGACCCTGTCGCCGTGGCGGCCGACCCGGACCGGGCCGTGGAAGACTACCTGGCCTCGCTGCCCGCGCTCCCCATGGACCGCTCCCGGCCGCTATGGGAGTTTCACTTCCTCGACTTCCCGACCTCCGAGGCCACCTCCACCGCCGTCATCCGCGTGCACCACTCCCTCGGCGACGGCACGACGCTCATCGCGCTCCTCCTGGCGTCCGCGCGTAGCGCTGCCGACCCGACGCGCCTGCCGGCCATGCCGGAGCAGCCGGCGCGCACGGGCGCCATCTACGCGCCGCGACCACGGTCCAAGGGGGGTGTCCTGGCGTTCCTCGCGTGGGCCTGGTCGTATCTTGTGCTCGCGTGGAACACCATGGTGGACGTCACCCTCTTCGCCGCGACCATTGCGTTCCTGAGAGACCCGCACACGCCGTTCAAGTACGTGGACCACGGCGCCGCGTCCAGCTCCCGCCGGCGCTTCGTGCACCGGAGCCTTCCTTTGGAGgacgtcaagttcatcaagagtgCCATGAACTGC ACTGTCAATGACGTGCTAGTCGGAGCGACTTCTGCTGCTCTATCAAGATATTTTTTTCGCAAATCTG GTGCCAATAACACCAGCAAAATATGTCTGCGGTCTATCCTCCTTGTTGATACAAGACCAACCACTAGCCTACAA ACATATGTTGATATGATCGACTCTGGTAAGAGCAACGATGTGGACTGGGGAAATCAACTAGGCTATATGCTCCTTCCATTTCATTTGGCGATGCACGATGATCCACTTGCATATGTCCGCAAGGCAAAGAAGACCGTGGATAGGAAAAAGAGCTCGCTTGAAGTTATCTTCACGTGTAAGATGGGCGAATCGTTTCTCAAAATGTTTGGTCTGAAG GCTGGTGCTTTTATCTTTGGTCGTATGTTTGCAAATACAACTCTTGCGTTCTCAAACCTGGTTGGACCAAGTGAACAAATAGAGTTTTATGGGCACCCTGTTGTCTTCATTGCGCCTAGTGTTTATGGAGCTCCGCAA GCTCTGCTTGTGCAATGTCAGAGTTACAATAGCACTATTATGGTAAGTTTGTCGGTCGACGAGGAAATAATTCCAGATTATATTCAACTTATGGATGACTTTGTTGAGTCTTTTGGGCACATTAAGGATGGGgcttcaagactttcaacgtcCGTCAAGCAAGAATAA